A region of Lycium barbarum isolate Lr01 chromosome 1, ASM1917538v2, whole genome shotgun sequence DNA encodes the following proteins:
- the LOC132626469 gene encoding basic leucine zipper 34-like, with amino-acid sequence MDEKRKRFGPDLSLSQSSLDQEETSNTFLTLDEATDIELKHGNVDPNVDLKKLRRTLSNRLSAQRARNKRAEYTTQLEKKVKDLEDKLAIMPPEIENERDKNNMLMLEGKMLREQLEIANDRSKLRTAYTEEMKLELRRLKELHEKALKEKHSAIHLLDIEGQGSNSYESESGGVIDVEQDIDQYLNLDAMNFYPPNYD; translated from the exons atggatgaaaaaagaaaaagattcgGGCCTGATTTGAGTTTGTCCCAAAGTTCACTTGATCAAGAGGAAACAAGTAATACGTTTCTAACCCTTGATGAAGCAACTGATATTGAACTGAAGCATGGTAATGTTGACCCCAATGTGGATTTGAAGAAGCTCAGAAG AACTTTATCAAATCGATTGTCTGCGCAAAGAGCCAGGAATAAGAGGGCTGAATACACCACTCAATTGGAAAAGAAGGTGAAAGATCTCGAG GATAAGTTAGCTATCATGCCACCAGAAATTGAAAATGAGAGAGACAAAAATAACATGTTGATGTTGGAGGGAAAAATGTTGCGAGAACAGTTGGAGATAGCCAATGACAGATCCAAATTACGCACTg CGTATACGGAAGAGATGAAACTTGAATTGAGGAGGCTTAAGGAACTTCATGAAAAGGCTCTGAAAGAAAAGCATAGTGCTATTCATTTGTTGGATATTGAGGGACAAGGTTCCAATTCTTATGAGTCAGAATCAGGTGGAGTGATAGACGTGGAGCAAGACATAGACCAGTATCTCAACTTGGATGCCATGAATTTTTACCCACCCAATTATGATTAA
- the LOC132606381 gene encoding SAGA-associated factor 11, with protein MSAPNEDNISQPQLSSHVFDELLDSIIIDVASECHRVAKLGLDRNLEEGEEELRLSAQARASVADPSNSSETNGKYIVDIFGQTHPPVANEIFECMNCGRSIMAGRFAPHLEKCMGKGRKARLKATRSSTAQNRYPRASSASTNSPYSNPTSTSRQPNGSSGVAGHEYSNGSLDEL; from the exons ATGTCTGCTCCAAATGAGGATAACATCTCTCAACCGCAG TTGTCGTCACACGTTTTTGATGAGCTTCTTGATTCCATCATTATTGATGTTGCATCTGAGTGTCACCGCGTAGCGAAACTAGGCCTTGATCGTAATTTAGAAGAAGGGGAGGAAGAACTTCGGTTGTCTGCTCAAGCTCGGGCAAGTGTAGCCGATCCTAGCAATAGTAGTGAAACAAATGGCAAATACATTGTAGATATATTTGGGCAAACCCATCCTCCTGTTGCAAATGAAATATTTGAATGTATGAATTGTGGCCGATCTATCATGGCTGGGCGGTTTGCTCCTCACTTAGAGAAATGCATGGGAAAG GGGAGAAAGGCCCGTCTTAAGGCAACAAGAAGTAGCACTGCTCAGAATCGGTATCCACGAGCCAGTTCTGCTTCAACTAACTCCCCTTATTCAAATCCCACCAGCACGAGTCGACAGCCAAATGGAAGTTCCGGAGTTGCGGGTCATGAATACTCAAATGGCTCCTTAGATGAGTTGTGA